From one Thermomicrobiales bacterium genomic stretch:
- a CDS encoding amidohydrolase, with the protein MPTVTDILVRDLAPDLILTGGRVVTMDPDLPEATALAVKDGHILAVGGDVAIEELAGPGTQRFALGGRLTIPGIIDTHNHMISMGTVLNEVQLYAARSIDEIKELVADRVRTSPPGAWILGRGWDESLLADKRFPNRHDLDEVAPNNPVVLDRVWNMLLANSAALQAADVGRHTPDPPADALYAGRIERDERGDPTGIFRDRAKELIKRAVPVPTTSDVEHAIRTACREFNAHGMTSICDPGLFSDEIHAYYNVLSAGDLTVRVGMCIAGWGFGTADQEATIETRVDSTGVASGYGDPLLKFDVVKFMPDGGVGDRTALMFQPYLNEPNNCGQFVFSERDLFNHVDWCHDRGWSIDCHACGDRMIELVAKAYAAAYERRPDARIRHRLHHAYLPTPTALELMREYRIPALATIPFLTNLGESFVTSLGEDRASGIMPLRSYLDAGVPLALSSDAPVTTFNPFVGFYSAVTRKTVYGRTLGADERISREEALRLYTLDAARVTFEDDIKGSLSPGKLADIAVLDRDILTAPEDDLAGTRAALTLIGGRVVVDKLSGTIAGQGQ; encoded by the coding sequence ATGCCAACTGTGACTGATATTCTCGTGCGCGATCTTGCGCCGGATCTGATCCTCACCGGTGGACGCGTAGTAACGATGGATCCGGACCTGCCGGAGGCAACGGCGCTGGCGGTCAAGGATGGCCACATCCTCGCTGTCGGCGGCGATGTCGCGATCGAGGAGCTGGCCGGCCCGGGAACGCAACGGTTCGCGCTCGGCGGCCGGCTGACAATCCCCGGAATCATCGACACCCATAACCATATGATCTCGATGGGCACTGTGCTGAACGAAGTTCAGCTCTACGCTGCCCGGTCGATCGACGAAATCAAGGAGCTCGTAGCCGACCGGGTGCGGACCTCACCGCCGGGCGCGTGGATCCTCGGACGCGGTTGGGACGAGAGTCTGCTGGCCGACAAGCGCTTCCCGAATCGCCACGACCTGGACGAGGTCGCGCCGAACAACCCGGTCGTCCTCGATCGCGTCTGGAATATGCTCCTCGCCAATAGCGCCGCACTTCAAGCGGCCGACGTCGGGCGGCACACACCGGACCCTCCGGCTGACGCGCTATACGCGGGTCGGATCGAGCGAGACGAGCGAGGCGATCCAACCGGTATATTCCGTGACCGCGCGAAGGAGTTGATCAAGCGCGCCGTGCCGGTCCCGACGACCAGCGACGTCGAGCATGCTATCCGGACTGCTTGTCGGGAGTTCAACGCTCACGGCATGACATCCATCTGTGATCCCGGTCTTTTCTCCGACGAGATCCATGCCTACTACAACGTGCTGTCCGCCGGTGACCTGACCGTCCGCGTCGGGATGTGCATCGCGGGTTGGGGGTTCGGAACGGCAGACCAGGAAGCGACAATCGAGACGAGGGTCGACTCGACTGGCGTCGCGTCCGGTTACGGCGATCCCTTGCTGAAGTTCGATGTCGTCAAGTTCATGCCCGACGGCGGCGTCGGCGATCGAACGGCACTGATGTTCCAACCCTACCTGAATGAGCCGAACAACTGCGGGCAGTTCGTCTTCTCCGAACGAGATCTGTTCAACCACGTCGACTGGTGCCACGACCGTGGATGGTCGATCGACTGCCATGCCTGTGGTGATCGGATGATCGAGCTCGTTGCGAAAGCGTATGCCGCCGCATACGAGCGCCGGCCCGACGCGCGCATTCGCCACCGGCTACACCATGCATACCTGCCAACGCCGACCGCTCTCGAGCTGATGCGGGAATATCGTATCCCGGCGCTGGCGACGATCCCGTTCCTCACAAACCTCGGCGAGAGCTTCGTCACCAGCCTGGGGGAGGATCGGGCATCGGGGATCATGCCGCTGCGAAGCTACCTCGATGCGGGCGTTCCGCTCGCCCTCAGCTCGGACGCGCCGGTGACCACGTTCAATCCATTCGTCGGCTTCTACAGCGCGGTTACGCGCAAGACGGTATACGGACGCACATTGGGTGCGGACGAGCGCATCTCCCGCGAGGAGGCGCTACGACTCTACACACTCGACGCGGCGCGGGTGACGTTCGAAGATGACATCAAGGGATCGCTCTCCCCGGGCAAGCTCGCAGATATTGCCGTGCTCGACCGCGACATCCTCACTGCGCCGGAAGACGATCTCGCCGGTACTCGCGCGGCGCTAACGTTGATCGGCGGCCGGGTTGTAGTGGACAAGCTGTCTGGCACGATAGCCGGCCAGGGACAGTAA
- a CDS encoding fumarylacetoacetate hydrolase family protein: MPLCYFRPREAAHDFHVLGWVDIAANRIVPMDSSLADLLEMPAGQRAEQIHEEVTTSGAHIAFDDAWLLPPIDEQEVWAAGVTYERSRDARMEESQTDDIYDRVYDAARPEIFFKAPPYRCVGPYEPIAIRHDSSWNVPEPELALVIDGHGDIAGYTIGNDVSSRSIEGENPLYLPQAKIFTASCALGPLIMLADEIPDPRSLSIAMWIERGDAVVWRGETSTASLRRSLEDLIDCLLVSLEFPVGVVLMTGTGLVPPAEFTLEASDTVHIRIDGIGTLSNHVRRLAPRRRAK; this comes from the coding sequence GTGCCGCTCTGCTATTTCCGCCCTCGGGAGGCGGCTCACGACTTCCATGTACTTGGCTGGGTCGACATCGCGGCGAATCGCATCGTGCCAATGGATTCGTCGCTCGCCGACCTTCTCGAGATGCCGGCCGGCCAGCGTGCCGAGCAGATTCACGAGGAGGTCACAACATCTGGAGCGCACATCGCGTTCGATGATGCGTGGCTGCTTCCGCCCATCGACGAGCAGGAGGTGTGGGCGGCCGGCGTCACCTACGAGCGTTCGCGCGACGCCCGGATGGAAGAATCGCAAACCGACGATATCTACGACCGCGTCTACGATGCCGCGCGTCCGGAGATCTTCTTTAAGGCCCCACCCTATCGGTGTGTCGGCCCGTATGAGCCAATCGCTATTCGGCATGACTCCAGCTGGAATGTCCCCGAGCCCGAGCTCGCGCTCGTGATCGATGGACACGGCGATATCGCTGGTTACACGATTGGCAATGATGTCTCTTCTCGCTCGATCGAGGGAGAGAATCCGCTGTATCTCCCGCAGGCGAAGATATTCACGGCATCCTGCGCGCTGGGTCCCTTGATCATGCTCGCCGACGAGATCCCCGACCCACGCAGCCTGTCGATCGCAATGTGGATCGAGCGCGGCGACGCGGTCGTCTGGCGCGGAGAGACGTCTACCGCGAGCTTGCGCCGATCGCTGGAAGACCTGATTGACTGCCTGCTCGTTTCGCTGGAGTTTCCGGTCGGCGTCGTGCTGATGACCGGCACCGGCCTCGTGCCGCCGGCCGAATTCACGCTGGAAGCAAGCGACACCGTCCACATCCGCATCGACGGGATCGGAACGCTATCGAACCATGTTCGACGCCTTGCCCCTCGGCGACGCGCGAAGTAG
- the glp gene encoding gephyrin-like molybdotransferase Glp has protein sequence MTRERTQRNHEAAIGVDEALARILAFFSPLPGDDIPLLDGLGRALAADVRARNAAPPFRNSAMDGYAIRSGDTVAPPVTLRVVGRIAAGQSIDPPMAAGEAIRITTGAPTPRDADAVVRFEDVHEHGDWIDLSRSVRAGDNIRLAGEDIPAGAIVAGAGAEVTPAMIGSLASAGISHVMARRRPSVAILSTGNEVVEVGGSLTPGSIWNSNAPMLAALVRQAGGTVVPLGIARDSEADIRDRLLTEDMPDLFITSGGVSVGDYDLVKDVLREEGSIDIWQVSMKPGRPLAFGTLGTTPLLGLPGNPVAAWVSFLQFGWPAIRRMLGFASIGLPEMDAHLAVALSDRAGRRSFVRGIASVSGGSVTVHPTDGQGAAMLGGLAQASCLIVIPEAYSTLEAGDIVRIQILPGSTIGA, from the coding sequence ATGACCCGGGAGCGAACGCAGCGGAATCACGAGGCTGCGATTGGCGTCGACGAGGCGTTGGCGCGGATTCTCGCGTTCTTCTCGCCGCTTCCGGGTGATGACATCCCGCTGCTCGACGGGCTGGGCCGCGCGCTCGCCGCAGATGTCCGCGCACGGAACGCCGCGCCGCCTTTTCGCAATTCAGCGATGGACGGGTATGCGATTCGTTCGGGTGACACCGTCGCTCCACCGGTGACGCTGCGCGTCGTCGGTCGGATCGCTGCTGGCCAGTCGATCGATCCTCCGATGGCGGCAGGCGAGGCCATCCGCATCACCACCGGGGCGCCAACGCCCCGTGATGCGGACGCGGTTGTCCGCTTCGAGGATGTCCACGAGCATGGCGACTGGATCGATCTGTCGCGATCGGTCCGCGCCGGCGACAATATCCGGCTGGCCGGGGAGGATATCCCAGCAGGGGCGATCGTGGCCGGCGCGGGCGCCGAGGTGACGCCGGCAATGATCGGCAGCCTGGCCTCTGCTGGCATCTCCCATGTGATGGCGCGACGCCGGCCAAGCGTTGCGATCCTGTCCACCGGCAACGAGGTGGTTGAGGTGGGAGGGTCTCTCACGCCGGGCTCCATCTGGAACTCCAATGCTCCTATGCTGGCGGCGTTGGTCCGCCAGGCTGGTGGCACGGTCGTGCCGCTCGGCATTGCCCGGGACTCTGAAGCAGACATACGCGATCGATTACTGACGGAGGACATGCCTGATCTGTTTATCACCAGCGGTGGCGTGTCGGTTGGTGATTACGACCTGGTGAAGGATGTCCTCCGCGAGGAGGGGTCGATCGACATCTGGCAAGTGTCGATGAAGCCGGGAAGACCGCTGGCATTCGGCACTCTGGGCACGACGCCACTGCTCGGGTTGCCTGGAAATCCGGTCGCCGCATGGGTGTCGTTTCTGCAGTTCGGGTGGCCGGCCATCCGCCGGATGCTGGGCTTTGCATCGATCGGTCTGCCCGAGATGGACGCTCACCTCGCCGTTGCCCTCTCCGACCGGGCGGGCCGACGGAGCTTCGTGCGTGGTATCGCGTCGGTGAGTGGGGGGTCGGTCACCGTCCATCCCACTGACGGGCAGGGGGCGGCCATGCTCGGCGGGCTGGCTCAGGCAAGCTGCCTGATCGTCATCCCTGAGGCGTATTCCACACTGGAGGCCGGGGATATCGTTCGGATCCAGATTCTTCCCGGATCGACGATAGGAGCGTAG
- the mdh gene encoding malate dehydrogenase: MRGRGKVTVVGAGMVGGVVAQELAKRDYANIVVVDIVEGMPQGKSLDLMQAGPVVGYDSTVTGANSYDETAGSDVVVITSGIARKPGMSRDDLLRTNMGIVRSVTEQVVAASPDTVIIVVSNPLDAMCHAAFDAAGFPKERVIGMAGVLDSARYRTFVAMELGVSVEDVQALVLGGHGDTMVPLPRYTTVSGIPITELLSEERITALSARTASGGAEIVSLLKTGSAFYAPGNSAAEMVDAIMLDKKRVLPCSVLLEGEYGVDGLYVGVPVKLGACGVEQIIELTLSEAEQAALQSSANAVRGLVEAMKSL, translated from the coding sequence ATGCGAGGACGCGGTAAGGTCACAGTTGTCGGCGCTGGCATGGTCGGCGGCGTCGTCGCCCAGGAGCTGGCCAAACGCGATTACGCGAACATCGTCGTCGTCGACATCGTCGAGGGCATGCCGCAGGGCAAGTCGCTAGACCTGATGCAGGCCGGCCCGGTGGTCGGGTACGACTCGACTGTCACCGGCGCGAACTCCTACGACGAGACGGCCGGCTCCGATGTTGTCGTTATCACTAGCGGCATCGCCCGCAAGCCCGGGATGAGCCGCGATGACCTCCTGCGGACGAATATGGGCATCGTTCGCAGCGTCACGGAACAGGTTGTAGCGGCATCTCCCGATACTGTCATCATCGTCGTCTCCAATCCCCTCGACGCGATGTGTCATGCGGCATTTGACGCGGCGGGCTTCCCGAAGGAGCGCGTGATCGGCATGGCTGGCGTGCTTGATTCGGCTCGCTATCGCACCTTCGTGGCGATGGAGCTCGGCGTCTCGGTTGAGGATGTGCAGGCTCTCGTCCTCGGCGGACATGGCGACACCATGGTTCCACTGCCGCGCTACACGACGGTCTCCGGTATTCCGATCACCGAGCTGCTGTCGGAGGAACGCATCACCGCCCTTTCCGCGCGGACGGCCAGTGGTGGCGCGGAGATCGTCTCCCTGCTCAAGACGGGTTCCGCGTTCTACGCGCCCGGTAACTCGGCAGCGGAGATGGTGGACGCCATCATGCTCGACAAGAAGCGCGTGCTCCCGTGTTCTGTCCTCCTGGAGGGCGAATACGGCGTCGATGGGCTGTACGTCGGTGTCCCGGTGAAGCTTGGCGCTTGCGGTGTCGAGCAGATCATCGAGTTGACGCTCAGCGAGGCCGAACAGGCTGCGTTGCAGAGCTCGGCCAACGCAGTCCGCGGGCTTGTCGAGGCGATGAAGAGCCTCTAG
- a CDS encoding CocE/NonD family hydrolase — MLTLTVDRHVSVPMRDGVILSADVYRPAGVGPFPTVLVRTPYDKGSHGPSPLLIRVASAGYAVMVQDTRGRYMSGGEFIPFVYERDDGFDTIEWLVAQPWCNGKIGMYGGSYVGVTQWQAALSRHPALKAIVPNVTASNLHHGWVYQGGAFELGFNLSWTAAGLSHDTALKAHGGDMSAPDMQELLDITDSQTAAFETLPLRGREILQRHARYYDQWLDHPSYDDLWETLDVRPAYHDLSVAALNLGGWYDIFLAGTLENFSGLRAASADPSRHQLMVGPWHHEGLRSGNPIGRMTFGIRSTGGYVDEGGMHLRWYDRWLRDEDNGVEGEPPARLFVMGAGRWRTADSWPLPGTDFQDWFFHSGGRANSASGDGVLSRDAPSEEPQDSFVYNPRNPVPSVGGPLCCNNVFTLGGAFDQRAVEQREDVLVYTTPPLEHDIEVTGPLKVVLFAASTAPDTDFTAKLVDVHPCGLAQNLNDGIIRARYRQSMREPMPITPNEVVEYEIDLIGTSNMFRAGHRIRVEISSSNFPRFDRNPNTGESIATATELVNAMQTIHHSPWAPSRIVLPVVEA, encoded by the coding sequence ATGCTCACGTTGACGGTCGACCGTCACGTCTCCGTGCCGATGCGCGATGGCGTGATCCTCTCGGCGGATGTCTATCGCCCGGCCGGCGTCGGTCCATTCCCGACGGTTCTCGTTCGAACCCCGTACGACAAGGGAAGTCATGGCCCGAGCCCACTGTTGATCCGCGTCGCGAGCGCCGGATATGCGGTGATGGTCCAGGATACCCGTGGCCGGTATATGTCGGGCGGCGAGTTCATCCCGTTCGTATATGAGCGCGACGACGGATTCGACACAATCGAATGGCTCGTCGCCCAGCCATGGTGCAACGGAAAGATCGGGATGTACGGGGGATCGTACGTCGGGGTAACCCAATGGCAGGCGGCGCTGAGCCGCCATCCAGCGCTGAAGGCAATCGTGCCAAACGTCACTGCCTCCAACCTTCATCACGGCTGGGTCTACCAGGGAGGCGCATTCGAGCTCGGCTTCAATCTCTCGTGGACGGCCGCCGGCCTCTCGCACGACACCGCGCTGAAGGCCCATGGCGGCGACATGTCCGCGCCCGATATGCAGGAGCTGCTCGACATTACCGATAGCCAGACAGCCGCCTTCGAGACGCTGCCACTACGCGGCCGCGAGATTCTCCAGCGGCACGCCCGCTACTACGATCAATGGCTCGATCATCCTTCCTACGATGACCTCTGGGAGACGCTCGACGTCAGGCCTGCCTACCATGACCTGTCTGTCGCGGCACTGAATCTGGGTGGTTGGTACGACATCTTCCTCGCTGGCACGCTGGAGAATTTCAGTGGGCTGCGGGCGGCCTCCGCTGATCCTTCGCGCCACCAGCTGATGGTCGGCCCGTGGCATCACGAAGGCCTGCGCAGCGGCAACCCGATCGGCCGCATGACCTTTGGCATCCGATCGACTGGTGGTTATGTCGACGAGGGCGGGATGCACCTGCGGTGGTATGACCGTTGGTTGCGCGACGAGGACAATGGCGTCGAGGGCGAGCCTCCGGCCCGCTTGTTCGTGATGGGCGCAGGACGCTGGCGGACAGCCGATTCCTGGCCATTGCCCGGAACCGACTTCCAGGACTGGTTTTTCCATTCCGGCGGGCGCGCCAACAGCGCCAGCGGCGACGGCGTGCTGTCACGCGACGCGCCAAGCGAGGAGCCGCAGGACAGTTTCGTCTACAACCCACGCAACCCTGTGCCAAGCGTCGGTGGGCCGCTGTGCTGCAACAACGTCTTCACCCTTGGCGGCGCGTTCGATCAGCGCGCGGTCGAACAGCGTGAGGACGTGCTCGTGTACACAACCCCTCCACTCGAGCACGACATCGAGGTGACGGGGCCGCTGAAGGTTGTGCTGTTCGCCGCGTCGACAGCGCCCGACACCGACTTCACCGCCAAGCTGGTAGACGTCCACCCGTGCGGTCTGGCACAGAATCTCAATGACGGGATCATCCGGGCACGCTACCGACAATCGATGCGTGAGCCGATGCCTATCACGCCAAATGAGGTGGTGGAGTACGAGATCGATCTCATCGGAACAAGCAACATGTTCCGCGCCGGTCACCGAATCCGCGTCGAGATTTCGAGCAGCAATTTCCCGCGTTTCGACCGCAACCCGAACACCGGCGAATCGATTGCGACCGCAACCGAGCTGGTGAACGCCATGCAGACGATCCATCACTCCCCCTGGGCGCCGTCGCGTATCGTGCTACCCGTCGTCGAGGCGTAA
- a CDS encoding LLM class F420-dependent oxidoreductase, which translates to MKIGVVFPQTEIGPDAPAVRAYAQTVEGSGFSHVLAYDHVLGAGLAHRPGWGGPYSTEHQFHEVFVMFGYLAAITTCLELVTGVLILPQRQTALVAKQAAEIDRLAGGRLRLGVGVGWNEVEYEALGESFRTRGRRIEEQVEVLRRLWTEPVVDFAGADHRIPEAGINPLPVQQPIPIWMGGYVDATMRRIGRLADGWFPSGMPGDELRRNQELIARTAEMAGRDPASIGLEGRITLRPAAEAEWLEQTEAWRTAGATHMAINTMGQGSTPDQHIATVARYAEIVGLAPS; encoded by the coding sequence ATGAAGATCGGTGTTGTGTTTCCACAGACAGAGATCGGACCGGATGCGCCGGCAGTTCGCGCGTATGCACAGACCGTCGAAGGTTCGGGGTTCTCGCACGTGCTCGCATATGATCATGTGCTTGGCGCCGGGCTGGCGCATCGGCCAGGCTGGGGTGGTCCCTACAGTACCGAACACCAGTTCCATGAGGTCTTCGTGATGTTCGGCTATCTTGCGGCGATCACCACGTGCCTGGAGCTGGTGACTGGCGTGCTCATCCTGCCCCAGCGCCAGACGGCGCTTGTCGCCAAACAGGCTGCGGAGATCGACCGGTTGGCCGGCGGCAGGCTGCGGCTCGGCGTTGGTGTTGGCTGGAACGAAGTCGAGTACGAGGCGCTCGGGGAGTCGTTCCGCACACGCGGCAGGCGAATCGAAGAGCAGGTCGAGGTGCTTCGACGGCTCTGGACAGAGCCGGTCGTGGACTTCGCCGGCGCCGATCATCGGATTCCGGAGGCCGGGATCAATCCGCTTCCAGTTCAGCAACCGATCCCGATCTGGATGGGTGGCTACGTCGACGCAACAATGCGGCGGATTGGCCGGCTGGCTGATGGCTGGTTCCCTAGCGGGATGCCGGGCGATGAGCTGCGGCGGAACCAGGAGTTGATTGCTCGCACCGCTGAGATGGCCGGCCGCGATCCTGCGTCCATCGGCCTCGAAGGCCGCATCACGCTCCGACCCGCTGCCGAGGCGGAATGGCTGGAGCAGACGGAAGCATGGCGAACAGCCGGAGCGACCCACATGGCAATCAACACGATGGGGCAAGGCTCGACGCCGGACCAGCATATCGCCACAGTCGCGCGATACGCCGAGATCGTCGGGCTCGCCCCGTCGTGA
- the hemE gene encoding uroporphyrinogen decarboxylase gives MERVDRFLAACHRQPVDCTPVWFMRQAGRYMPEYRAIRARHTLLDICAQPELAAEVTLQPINAFDVDAAIIFADILLPLVPMGMNLEFAAGEGPVLHNPLRSRADIDALRDIDPVADLKSTLDALSIVRREIDGKVALIGFAGGPFTLASYAIEGGSSRNYQITKSLMYRDPDTWFTLMEKITRMTSAYLLAQVAAGAQCVQIFDSWAGALSPDDYRRFVLPATKSIVDSVRSAGAPIILFGTNTAGMLDAIASAGSDVVGADWRIGLDDAWRQIGHDQAIQGNLDPLLLFAPADELRSQVAAVLDRAGGRPGHIFNVGHGILPETPTESVHAVVEMVHEMTAHE, from the coding sequence CTGCCACCGTCAACCGGTGGATTGCACGCCAGTATGGTTCATGCGTCAGGCAGGACGCTATATGCCCGAGTACCGCGCGATCCGCGCCCGGCACACACTCCTGGACATCTGCGCCCAGCCCGAGTTAGCCGCCGAAGTGACGCTTCAGCCAATCAATGCGTTCGATGTCGATGCGGCGATTATCTTCGCCGACATCCTGCTGCCGCTCGTGCCGATGGGGATGAATCTGGAGTTTGCGGCCGGCGAAGGGCCTGTGCTTCACAATCCGCTGCGATCGCGCGCCGATATCGACGCGCTTCGCGATATCGACCCGGTAGCCGACCTGAAATCGACGCTCGACGCGTTGTCGATCGTCCGGCGTGAGATTGATGGCAAGGTCGCGTTGATCGGCTTTGCCGGCGGACCATTCACACTCGCAAGTTACGCGATCGAAGGCGGCTCCTCTCGCAACTACCAGATCACCAAATCGCTGATGTATCGGGATCCGGATACGTGGTTCACGTTAATGGAGAAGATCACCCGGATGACATCCGCATACCTTCTGGCCCAGGTAGCCGCCGGCGCGCAGTGCGTCCAGATCTTCGACTCCTGGGCCGGCGCGCTCTCTCCGGATGACTATCGTCGCTTCGTCCTGCCAGCCACGAAGTCGATTGTCGACTCAGTACGGTCGGCCGGCGCGCCGATAATCCTGTTTGGGACCAACACAGCCGGCATGCTCGATGCCATTGCGAGCGCGGGAAGCGATGTCGTCGGCGCAGATTGGCGAATCGGCCTCGACGATGCCTGGCGCCAGATTGGGCACGACCAGGCGATTCAAGGCAACCTCGATCCGCTGCTTCTCTTCGCTCCCGCGGATGAGTTGCGCAGTCAGGTCGCCGCGGTGCTGGATCGCGCCGGCGGCCGACCGGGCCACATATTCAACGTTGGGCACGGTATTCTGCCCGAAACGCCAACGGAGTCTGTCCACGCAGTCGTCGAGATGGTGCACGAGATGACGGCTCACGAGTAA
- the hemH gene encoding ferrochelatase, whose product MRTIGVLMMAYGGPNNLAEIEPYLADIRNNRPTSPELLEEITSRYRQIGGRSPILELTRAQATGVERALNDAAPEGIAYRTYVGMRHWHPYIGEVVPQMLADGVEAIAAIVMAPHFSRMSVGAYLGKLNKALVEQGSTIPVIPIESWKDEPAFIEAVARRIDDALDRFAPEKRADVPLLFTAHSLPARILESGDPYREELQASVALVVERLQPRNWRWAFQSQGATAEPWLGPTVEDTLEELAAQGFDSVLFVPIGFVCDHVEVLYDIDIEHKHQANELGIRLERINMLNDDPGLVAAVTHAVSRAVMQPTVGD is encoded by the coding sequence GTGAGAACAATTGGCGTACTGATGATGGCGTATGGCGGGCCGAACAACCTCGCCGAGATCGAGCCGTATCTGGCTGATATTCGCAACAATCGCCCGACGTCTCCGGAGCTGCTCGAAGAAATCACCAGTCGCTACAGGCAGATCGGCGGGAGATCACCGATTCTTGAGCTGACCAGGGCGCAGGCGACCGGCGTCGAGCGCGCGCTGAATGACGCGGCGCCGGAGGGTATCGCCTACCGAACTTACGTCGGCATGCGTCACTGGCACCCGTATATCGGCGAGGTCGTGCCGCAGATGCTCGCGGATGGTGTCGAGGCGATCGCGGCAATCGTCATGGCCCCGCACTTCAGCCGGATGAGCGTTGGAGCGTACCTCGGGAAGCTGAACAAGGCACTCGTAGAGCAGGGCTCGACAATCCCGGTCATCCCGATCGAGTCGTGGAAAGACGAGCCGGCCTTCATCGAAGCCGTTGCAAGACGGATCGACGACGCGCTGGATCGCTTCGCGCCAGAAAAACGCGCTGACGTGCCGCTTCTTTTCACGGCACATTCGCTGCCAGCACGGATCCTGGAATCGGGCGACCCCTATCGGGAGGAGCTACAGGCTTCAGTCGCCCTTGTCGTCGAGCGGCTTCAGCCACGCAACTGGCGCTGGGCATTCCAGAGCCAGGGCGCCACAGCCGAGCCATGGCTTGGCCCGACGGTCGAGGACACGCTCGAGGAATTGGCCGCGCAAGGCTTCGACAGCGTGCTGTTCGTCCCGATCGGCTTCGTCTGTGACCATGTCGAGGTGTTGTACGACATCGATATCGAGCACAAGCACCAGGCGAACGAGTTGGGTATTCGACTTGAGCGGATCAACATGCTCAACGACGATCCCGGTCTGGTGGCAGCGGTGACACATGCGGTCTCGCGCGCAGTGATGCAACCGACTGTCGGCGACTGA